One Pocillopora verrucosa isolate sample1 chromosome 10, ASM3666991v2, whole genome shotgun sequence genomic window carries:
- the LOC131791738 gene encoding ADP-ribosylation factor 1-like 2, translating to MGSVFGKLFSGLFGKKEMRILMVGLDAAGKTTILYKLKLGEIVTTIPTIGFNVETVEYKNISFTVWDVGGQDKIRPLWRHYFQNTQGLIFVVDSNDRERVGEARDELNRMLGEDELRDATLLVFANKQDLPNAMQAAEITDKLGLHGLRNRTWYIQATCATSGDGLYEGLDWLSAQLKKKD from the exons ATGGGAAGTGTGTTTGGCAAACTGTTCTCCGGTCTCTTCGGCAAGAAGGAGATGAGAATTCTCATGGTCGGTCTTGATGCCGCTGGGAAAACGACCATCCTCTACAAGCTTAAACTCGGAGAAATCGTCACAACGATTCCAACAATTG GTTTTAACGTGGAAACAGTAGAATACAAGAACATAAGCTTTACAGTTTGGGACGTTGGCGGCCAAGACAAGATCAGACCTCTTTGGCGACACTACTTTCAAAATACACAAG GTCTAATATTTGTTGTGGATAGCAATGATCGTGAGCGAGTTGGCGAAGCAAGAGACGAATTGAACAGGATGTTGGGTGAAGATGAACTTAGAGATGCTACTCTTCTTGTCTTTGCGAACAAACAG gaTTTGCCCAATGCGATGCAAGCAGCCGAAATTACGGACAAGCTGGGTTTACACGGCTTGAGAAATCGTACATGGTACATCCAAGCTACATGTGCAACAAGTGGAGATGGTCTTTATGAAGGACTTGACTGGCTATCAGCGCAActtaaaaagaaagattaa
- the LOC131791781 gene encoding kelch-like protein 20 isoform X2, translating to MDSKRKMKRSGNIQEPSSITDGSESGSMLLRVQHAQSLLTALENMRRQEELCDVELVVAGREIKAHRVILAAVSPYFNAMFTSDVVESKQKVVHLNDLEPLAVQTAVEFAYVARVNITVDNVQSLLTVATLLQMDTLTEKCCYFLENELHPSNCLGIRRFSENHGCFMLSKTAYEYALRNFNHTTQMEEFFQCPLEEVLKLLNEDSLYVRHEEEVYEAALRWVNYKKHERLKAVPQIAETIRFPLMAWEFLVTKVLDDGFIASKGDSCHLFEEARMYHLCPQLRSDIKCGSRFRPRKLYGQAEWIYVMGRCTVRTVEKYNPTSNTWCEVSSMSTPRRGLAAAILDGILYVVGGSDGIAALNQVEQYDPNSDKWSPTTSMIEHRSSVGIGVLDGFLYAVGGYNGQVTVNTAERYNPRTGEWNMITEMNTVRSMLGVASLNGQLYAIGGYDGVTDLSSVEFYSNQTNQWQVVSSMKTPRSMAGVTVLNDVLFAVGGCNGRSLESVEIYTPETDTWMIIAPMKEPRSGVGTAVIDGLLYVLGGYNGTDYLNSVEVFHPQKKRWTSATSMKTNRRRFGCCS from the exons ATGGACTCGAAGCGTAAAATGAAACGATCTGGAAATATTCAAGAGCCAAGTAGCATTACAGATGGCAGTGAGTCTGGAAGTATGTTGTTACGGGTTCAACATGCTCAGTCGTTGCTCACAGCCCTAGAAAACATGCGAAGACAGGAAGAACTGTGCGATGTGGAACTCGTGGTGGCCGGTAGAGAAATCAAAGCACATCGCGTTATTCTAGCCGCTGTGAGTCCTTATTTCAATGCCATGTTTACGAGTGATGTTGTAGAAAGCAAACAGAAGGTCGTGCATTTAAACGATCTGGAGCCTTTGGCAGTTCAGACGGCGGTGGAATTTGCTTACGTAGCTAGAGTCAACATAACGGTTGACAATGTCCAGTCACTTTTGACTGTCGCGACTTTGCTGCAAATGGACACTTTGACGGAAAAGTGTTGCTATTTTTTAGAGAATGAACTCCATCCTTCAAACTGTCTCGGTATACGGCGTTTTTCCGAGAATCACGGCTGCTTTATGCTCAGCAAAACAGCCTACGAGTATGCTTTGCGGAATTTCAACCACACTACACAAATGGAAGAGTTCTTTCAATGTCCTTTAGAGGAAGTTCTTAAACTACTGAATGAGGACTCTCTGTATGTGCGGCACGAGGAAGAAGTGTACGAGGCTGCTTTACGATGGGTGAACTATAAGAAACACGAAAGACTCAAGGCAGTTCCCCAAATAGCTGAGACGATCAGGTTCCCCTTGATGGCTTGGGAGTTCCTTGTAACAAAGGTATTGGATGATGGATTTATCGCCAGCAAAGGCGACAGCTGTCATCTATTTGAGGAGGCCAGGATGTACCATCTATGTCCTCAGTTGCGAAGTGACATAAAATGTGGCAGCCGATTTCGGCCACGGAAATTGTATGGTCAGGCAGAGTGGATATATGTTATGG GGCGATGCACCGTGAGAACTGTGGAAAAGTACAACCCCACATCAAACACATGGTGTGAAGTATCATCAATGTCAACCCCTCGCCGAGGATTGGCTGCAGCTATTTTAGATGGTATTCTGTATGTTGTTGGTGGATCAGATGGCATAGCTGCCTTGAATCAG GTAGAACAGTATGATCCAAACTCTGACAAATGGTCTCCTACTACAAGTATGATTGAACACAGAAGTAGTGTGGGGATAGGGGTTCTTGATGGCTTTCTTTATGCAGTAGGAGGGTATAATGGACAAGTCACTGTTAACACAGCTGAGAGATATAATCCACGAACTGGAGAATGGAACATGATCACTGAGATGAACACAGTACGCAGCATGCTTGGAGTGGCATCCCTGAATGGTCAGCTTTATGCCATTG GTGGCTATGATGGTGTGACAGACCTCTCCTCTGTAGAGTTTTATAGCAATCAAACCAACCAGTGGCAGGTGGTGTCATCCATGAAGACTCCACGTTCTATGGCGGGTGtgacagttttaaatgatgttTTGTTTGCTGTAGGTGGATGCAATGGTCGGAGTTTAGAAAGTGTTGAAATCTATACACCCGAGACTGACACCTGGATGATAATTGCTCCCATGAAAGAGCCTCGTAGTGGTGTGGGGACAGCTGTTATTGATGGTCTGTTGTATGTTCTTGGTGGTTATAATGGAACAGATTATCTTAATAGTGTGGAGGTTTTTCATCCTCAGAAAAAGCGATGGACCTCAGCAACAAGTATGAAAACAAATAGAAGACGATTTGGCTGTTGTTCATAG
- the LOC131791781 gene encoding kelch-like protein 20 isoform X1 encodes MDSKRKMKRSGNIQEPSSITDGSESGSMLLRVQHAQSLLTALENMRRQEELCDVELVVAGREIKAHRVILAAVSPYFNAMFTSDVVESKQKVVHLNDLEPLAVQTAVEFAYVARVNITVDNVQSLLTVATLLQMDTLTEKCCYFLENELHPSNCLGIRRFSENHGCFMLSKTAYEYALRNFNHTTQMEEFFQCPLEEVLKLLNEDSLYVRHEEEVYEAALRWVNYKKHERLKAVPQIAETIRFPLMAWEFLVTKVLDDGFIASKGDSCHLFEEARMYHLCPQLRSDIKCGSRFRPRKLYGQAEWIYVMGGEINPGRCTVRTVEKYNPTSNTWCEVSSMSTPRRGLAAAILDGILYVVGGSDGIAALNQVEQYDPNSDKWSPTTSMIEHRSSVGIGVLDGFLYAVGGYNGQVTVNTAERYNPRTGEWNMITEMNTVRSMLGVASLNGQLYAIGGYDGVTDLSSVEFYSNQTNQWQVVSSMKTPRSMAGVTVLNDVLFAVGGCNGRSLESVEIYTPETDTWMIIAPMKEPRSGVGTAVIDGLLYVLGGYNGTDYLNSVEVFHPQKKRWTSATSMKTNRRRFGCCS; translated from the exons ATGGACTCGAAGCGTAAAATGAAACGATCTGGAAATATTCAAGAGCCAAGTAGCATTACAGATGGCAGTGAGTCTGGAAGTATGTTGTTACGGGTTCAACATGCTCAGTCGTTGCTCACAGCCCTAGAAAACATGCGAAGACAGGAAGAACTGTGCGATGTGGAACTCGTGGTGGCCGGTAGAGAAATCAAAGCACATCGCGTTATTCTAGCCGCTGTGAGTCCTTATTTCAATGCCATGTTTACGAGTGATGTTGTAGAAAGCAAACAGAAGGTCGTGCATTTAAACGATCTGGAGCCTTTGGCAGTTCAGACGGCGGTGGAATTTGCTTACGTAGCTAGAGTCAACATAACGGTTGACAATGTCCAGTCACTTTTGACTGTCGCGACTTTGCTGCAAATGGACACTTTGACGGAAAAGTGTTGCTATTTTTTAGAGAATGAACTCCATCCTTCAAACTGTCTCGGTATACGGCGTTTTTCCGAGAATCACGGCTGCTTTATGCTCAGCAAAACAGCCTACGAGTATGCTTTGCGGAATTTCAACCACACTACACAAATGGAAGAGTTCTTTCAATGTCCTTTAGAGGAAGTTCTTAAACTACTGAATGAGGACTCTCTGTATGTGCGGCACGAGGAAGAAGTGTACGAGGCTGCTTTACGATGGGTGAACTATAAGAAACACGAAAGACTCAAGGCAGTTCCCCAAATAGCTGAGACGATCAGGTTCCCCTTGATGGCTTGGGAGTTCCTTGTAACAAAGGTATTGGATGATGGATTTATCGCCAGCAAAGGCGACAGCTGTCATCTATTTGAGGAGGCCAGGATGTACCATCTATGTCCTCAGTTGCGAAGTGACATAAAATGTGGCAGCCGATTTCGGCCACGGAAATTGTATGGTCAGGCAGAGTGGATATATGTTATGGGTGGGGAAATTAATCCTG GGCGATGCACCGTGAGAACTGTGGAAAAGTACAACCCCACATCAAACACATGGTGTGAAGTATCATCAATGTCAACCCCTCGCCGAGGATTGGCTGCAGCTATTTTAGATGGTATTCTGTATGTTGTTGGTGGATCAGATGGCATAGCTGCCTTGAATCAG GTAGAACAGTATGATCCAAACTCTGACAAATGGTCTCCTACTACAAGTATGATTGAACACAGAAGTAGTGTGGGGATAGGGGTTCTTGATGGCTTTCTTTATGCAGTAGGAGGGTATAATGGACAAGTCACTGTTAACACAGCTGAGAGATATAATCCACGAACTGGAGAATGGAACATGATCACTGAGATGAACACAGTACGCAGCATGCTTGGAGTGGCATCCCTGAATGGTCAGCTTTATGCCATTG GTGGCTATGATGGTGTGACAGACCTCTCCTCTGTAGAGTTTTATAGCAATCAAACCAACCAGTGGCAGGTGGTGTCATCCATGAAGACTCCACGTTCTATGGCGGGTGtgacagttttaaatgatgttTTGTTTGCTGTAGGTGGATGCAATGGTCGGAGTTTAGAAAGTGTTGAAATCTATACACCCGAGACTGACACCTGGATGATAATTGCTCCCATGAAAGAGCCTCGTAGTGGTGTGGGGACAGCTGTTATTGATGGTCTGTTGTATGTTCTTGGTGGTTATAATGGAACAGATTATCTTAATAGTGTGGAGGTTTTTCATCCTCAGAAAAAGCGATGGACCTCAGCAACAAGTATGAAAACAAATAGAAGACGATTTGGCTGTTGTTCATAG